A genomic region of Chlorobaculum parvum NCIB 8327 contains the following coding sequences:
- a CDS encoding iron-containing alcohol dehydrogenase codes for MNFFLSTDLCIGVNEALAVHEHLQSLGMKKPGLIYDASLSGNLYFEDVLRNINASFSNCVVYCNEFKGEPTYKHLEHVAEFFRRESPDGLVVIGGGSTIDLGKGIALLLTNNVPALSLKGFPTDVNDPVPLVTVPSLLGSGAEVSFNAVFIDEDEGRKLGINSRKNFPKRTVIDPKLSMSAPMESVIASAMDSLVHCVDSFGSVKHTALSRIFSIEGFQRTFYALQQGQLDRAEARLDLALGSICGTTALMNSGDGPTNGFAYYLGVKHQVPHGLAGAIFLKEVMRYNVSKGYDKYALLNPMRRETPPRESALELLEQMDALYRQLSIPNLVPYGYGKGNVAELASKASQALSGSFGGNPVEFNEESARVVIDALT; via the coding sequence ATGAACTTTTTCCTTTCCACCGACCTGTGCATCGGGGTCAACGAAGCCCTTGCCGTGCATGAACATCTGCAATCACTCGGCATGAAGAAACCGGGCCTCATCTACGATGCGAGCCTTTCGGGCAACCTTTACTTCGAGGATGTGCTGCGCAATATCAATGCGAGCTTTTCTAATTGCGTGGTCTATTGCAACGAGTTCAAGGGGGAGCCGACCTACAAGCATCTTGAGCACGTGGCCGAGTTCTTCCGCCGCGAGTCGCCCGACGGCCTGGTGGTGATCGGCGGCGGCAGCACCATCGACCTCGGCAAGGGCATTGCGCTGCTGCTGACCAACAATGTGCCTGCGCTGTCGCTCAAGGGCTTCCCGACGGATGTGAACGACCCGGTGCCACTCGTGACTGTGCCGTCACTACTCGGCAGCGGTGCGGAGGTGAGCTTCAACGCGGTTTTCATCGACGAGGACGAAGGGCGCAAGCTCGGCATCAACAGCCGCAAGAACTTCCCGAAACGCACGGTCATCGACCCGAAGCTTTCGATGAGTGCTCCGATGGAGAGCGTCATCGCTTCGGCGATGGACAGCCTCGTGCACTGTGTGGACAGCTTCGGCTCGGTAAAGCACACCGCGCTGAGCCGCATCTTTTCGATCGAAGGCTTCCAGCGCACCTTCTACGCTCTGCAGCAAGGCCAGCTCGACCGCGCCGAAGCGCGACTCGACCTGGCGCTCGGCAGTATCTGCGGCACCACGGCGCTGATGAACTCCGGCGACGGCCCGACCAACGGATTCGCCTACTACCTCGGCGTGAAGCACCAGGTACCGCACGGTCTGGCCGGTGCGATTTTCCTCAAGGAGGTCATGCGCTACAACGTCAGCAAGGGTTACGATAAATACGCGCTGCTCAACCCGATGCGCCGCGAAACCCCGCCTCGCGAGTCGGCGCTTGAACTGCTCGAACAGATGGATGCGCTCTATCGCCAACTTTCCATTCCGAACCTCGTGCCCTATGGCTACGGCAAAGGCAACGTCGCCGAGCTGGCCAGCAAAGCCTCGCAGGCGCTTTCGGGATCGTTCGGTGGCAACCCGGTCGAGTTCAACGAAGAGTCGGCCAGGGTGGTCATTGACGCCTTGACCTGA
- a CDS encoding acylneuraminate cytidylyltransferase family protein, translating to MQTVAIIPARGGSKGLERKNIHPVAGKPLLAWSVLQALDSSHVDRVFVTTDDPAIAEVARAYGAEVIDRPEHISGDKATSESALLHALEEIAARHGAEPETVVFLQATSPLRKPGDIDRAIEVFRREAADSLISVTRADDLTIWEQRGSDWNSVNFDYRNRGMRQDRPSQYIENGSIYLFTPSVLRDFGNRIGQKLSVYPMEFWQTWEIDTIEEVDLVEYYMTKKGLAQSGQAASET from the coding sequence ATGCAAACGGTAGCCATCATTCCAGCCAGAGGCGGCTCCAAAGGGCTGGAACGGAAGAACATCCATCCGGTTGCCGGCAAGCCGCTGCTTGCCTGGAGCGTTTTGCAGGCTCTCGATTCGAGCCACGTCGATCGCGTGTTCGTGACCACCGATGATCCTGCCATCGCCGAGGTCGCTCGAGCGTACGGCGCGGAGGTGATCGACCGTCCCGAACATATCAGTGGCGACAAGGCGACCTCGGAGTCGGCGCTCCTCCATGCGCTCGAAGAGATTGCCGCGCGGCACGGCGCAGAGCCGGAGACGGTCGTGTTTCTCCAAGCGACTTCACCGTTGCGCAAGCCCGGCGACATCGACCGTGCCATCGAGGTGTTCCGCCGCGAAGCTGCCGACTCACTCATTTCAGTTACCCGCGCCGACGACCTCACCATCTGGGAGCAGCGGGGAAGTGACTGGAACAGCGTGAACTTCGACTACCGCAATCGCGGGATGCGGCAGGATCGCCCGTCGCAGTACATCGAAAATGGCTCGATCTATCTGTTTACCCCATCGGTGCTGCGCGATTTCGGCAATCGTATCGGCCAGAAGCTCTCGGTCTATCCGATGGAGTTCTGGCAGACCTGGGAGATCGACACCATCGAAGAGGTCGATCTCGTTGAGTATTACATGACCAAAAAGGGGCTCGCTCAATCGGGGCAGGCCGCATCTGAAACCTGA
- a CDS encoding glycosyltransferase family protein, which produces MRKKILFVCGSMNQTTQMHQIARHLGEYDQWFTPFFSDGLLGKASEMGMLEFTIMGKKRSSKAIDYLLSNGLQLDIGGVLHRYDLVVTCTDLIVPKHLKRSKIVLVQEGMTEPETILFHLARNFRWVPRWIAGTSTTGLSDTYEKFCVASEGYRDLFISKGVRPEKIEVTSIPNFDDCERFLDNDFEHRDYVLVCTSDNRETFIYENRKRNIFNYLDMADGRQLLFKLHPNENVSRATREIERYAPGSYVYAEGKTEEMIANSQMMIAQFSSTIFVGSALNKPVHCGLDPDWLRRLTPLQNRSAASRIAKVCRQVIEG; this is translated from the coding sequence ATGAGGAAGAAGATTCTGTTTGTGTGCGGTTCCATGAACCAGACCACCCAGATGCACCAGATTGCAAGACATCTCGGTGAGTACGATCAGTGGTTCACCCCCTTTTTCAGCGACGGACTGCTCGGCAAAGCCTCAGAAATGGGGATGCTCGAATTCACGATCATGGGCAAAAAGCGCTCCAGCAAAGCCATCGATTACCTGCTTTCCAACGGCCTTCAGCTCGATATCGGCGGTGTTCTGCACCGTTACGATCTTGTGGTGACCTGCACTGATCTGATCGTTCCGAAGCACCTCAAGCGCAGCAAAATCGTGCTGGTACAGGAGGGGATGACCGAGCCGGAAACCATTCTTTTTCATCTCGCCCGGAACTTCCGCTGGGTGCCCCGCTGGATTGCGGGCACGTCGACGACCGGCCTGTCCGACACCTACGAAAAGTTCTGCGTGGCAAGCGAAGGGTACCGCGATCTCTTCATCAGCAAGGGCGTCCGGCCAGAAAAGATCGAGGTGACGAGCATTCCCAACTTCGATGATTGCGAGCGCTTTCTCGACAACGATTTCGAGCATCGCGACTACGTGCTGGTCTGCACCTCCGACAACCGCGAGACCTTCATCTACGAAAACCGCAAGCGCAACATTTTCAACTACCTCGACATGGCCGACGGGCGTCAGTTGCTCTTCAAGCTGCATCCGAATGAAAACGTCAGCCGCGCAACCCGCGAGATCGAGCGTTACGCGCCCGGCAGCTACGTCTATGCCGAAGGGAAGACCGAGGAGATGATCGCCAATTCGCAGATGATGATCGCCCAGTTCTCCTCGACCATCTTTGTCGGCTCGGCGCTGAACAAGCCGGTACACTGCGGCCTCGACCCCGACTGGCTCCGGCGACTGACGCCGTTGCAGAATCGGTCCGCGGCCAGCCGGATCGCCAAAGTCTGCCGCCAGGTGATCGAAGGGTGA
- a CDS encoding lysylphosphatidylglycerol synthase transmembrane domain-containing protein, translated as MQKQNNGAKTWPGYAGLAVGLVLIGYLLFHEIDLAAAIERIRSIGISSVWILVPYLCLHVLETLAWQRLFPKEVGPVPFAGLFKIQVVSETVSMTLPAGVAVGEPLRPWLCRKFLGIPLPDGFASVAVRKLLLGVTQGIYTLLGAIAGFGMLQSVSSQVVGFKGLGLIMVAAALFITVAISMLLLLLTNGKAASSLHGLMMKIPFQKVRSWLLEQEAGFAETDRKLQHLKSGGLAPLIPVIVLYVCAWMTLAVESYLILHFLGLKVTFFQVLAFDTALTILRAIFFFIPSGLGIQDLGYLAFFHALGFPDYLAYGGAFVMLRRLKEIIWYAIGYGVMFMEGIHLQDAQQVSEEGE; from the coding sequence ATGCAAAAACAAAACAACGGAGCAAAGACGTGGCCCGGGTATGCGGGGCTTGCCGTCGGCCTGGTGCTCATTGGTTACCTCCTTTTCCATGAGATCGATCTTGCCGCCGCTATCGAGCGGATCCGTTCAATCGGCATCTCTTCGGTCTGGATTCTGGTGCCCTATCTCTGTCTGCATGTTCTGGAAACACTGGCCTGGCAGAGGCTTTTTCCGAAAGAGGTCGGACCGGTTCCTTTTGCCGGTCTTTTCAAGATTCAGGTGGTTAGCGAAACGGTTTCGATGACTCTGCCGGCGGGCGTGGCCGTAGGGGAGCCCTTGCGACCCTGGCTCTGCCGGAAGTTCCTCGGCATTCCGTTGCCGGACGGCTTTGCCAGCGTGGCTGTTCGCAAGCTGCTGCTCGGTGTCACCCAGGGCATCTATACGCTGCTTGGTGCGATTGCCGGATTCGGTATGCTCCAGTCGGTCTCATCGCAGGTGGTTGGCTTTAAAGGCCTCGGTCTCATTATGGTGGCGGCAGCTCTTTTCATTACCGTGGCCATCTCCATGCTGCTGCTATTGTTGACCAACGGCAAGGCCGCTTCGAGTCTGCACGGGCTGATGATGAAAATTCCGTTCCAGAAGGTGCGAAGCTGGCTGCTGGAGCAGGAAGCGGGGTTTGCCGAGACCGACCGCAAGCTGCAGCACCTCAAATCCGGCGGCCTTGCACCGTTGATTCCCGTCATAGTGCTCTACGTGTGCGCCTGGATGACACTGGCGGTTGAAAGTTATCTTATATTGCATTTCTTGGGTCTCAAGGTGACCTTTTTTCAGGTGCTTGCTTTCGACACGGCCTTGACCATTCTTAGAGCGATCTTCTTTTTCATCCCGTCCGGCCTGGGGATTCAGGACTTGGGCTACCTCGCATTTTTTCATGCGCTCGGTTTTCCCGATTACCTTGCTTATGGAGGAGCATTCGTGATGTTACGGCGCCTGAAAGAGATCATCTGGTATGCGATCGGCTACGGGGTGATGTTCATGGAAGGCATTCATCTTCAGGATGCACAACAAGTTAGTGAAGAGGGCGAATGA
- a CDS encoding AMP-dependent synthetase/ligase has protein sequence MGLINPDFRTLPELFTSVFSHFKGQSDQAPIARKINGAYVPISYDSLAEDCRQLAAFLKEKGIESGDRVAILSENRPSWYLADMAILSLGAIDVPLYPSLPPNQIEYILNNCGAKGIIVSNMLQLGKILSIWPKLNDLNLVIVMNKLDEPIEDVIELSQAKSEGKKILEAAPWQLDGIKTGPDDVATIIYTSGTTGLPKGVMLTHRNLCENVKSCSTVIRLDETDSSLSFLPLSHAYERTGGYYLMFACGARIYLAESIETISLNIMEAKPTIIFTVPRLFDRMKANMLKAVAKEGGLKEKIFYWAVSTGEKYHNQLAEGKVSPIVNVQHKLADKLVYHKLREKFGGRLRYFVSGGAALPQKTGEFFQSIGITILEGFGLTETSPVTNVNRPENVKFGTVGPPVKNVEVRIAQDGEILLKGPNIMKGYWKDDEATAEVIKDGWFYTGDIGEIDADGYLKITDRKKHIIVTSGGKNIAPLPIENLILESPYVDQTMVVGEKRPFLIALIVPDFQKLSEFASEHQITAGSNKELIEAKEVIKVYEQLLRTVSRQLATHEKVRKFLLVEEAFSIENALMTPTLKLKRKEISKKYNDEIDKLYNALNMVYNTE, from the coding sequence ATGGGACTTATCAATCCTGATTTTCGGACTCTGCCCGAACTGTTCACCTCGGTCTTCAGCCACTTCAAAGGCCAGAGCGACCAAGCCCCTATCGCAAGAAAAATCAACGGAGCCTATGTTCCGATAAGCTACGACTCCCTCGCAGAGGATTGCCGGCAGCTCGCAGCTTTTCTGAAGGAAAAGGGCATCGAATCCGGTGACCGGGTTGCGATCCTGTCAGAGAACCGGCCCAGCTGGTATCTTGCGGACATGGCCATTCTCTCGCTCGGAGCGATCGACGTGCCGCTCTATCCGTCACTCCCTCCGAATCAGATCGAGTACATTCTGAACAATTGTGGAGCCAAGGGCATCATCGTCTCGAACATGCTTCAGCTCGGCAAAATCCTCTCTATCTGGCCCAAGCTCAACGATCTGAACCTGGTGATCGTCATGAACAAGCTCGACGAACCGATCGAGGATGTCATCGAGCTGAGCCAGGCCAAGAGCGAGGGCAAAAAGATACTGGAAGCAGCCCCCTGGCAGCTTGACGGCATTAAAACCGGGCCTGACGACGTTGCCACCATCATCTACACGTCGGGCACCACCGGGCTGCCAAAAGGGGTCATGCTCACCCACCGGAACCTCTGCGAGAACGTCAAGTCGTGCTCCACAGTCATCCGGCTGGACGAAACCGACAGCAGCCTGTCGTTCCTGCCGCTTTCCCACGCCTACGAGCGCACCGGCGGCTACTACCTGATGTTCGCCTGCGGAGCCAGAATCTATCTCGCTGAAAGCATCGAGACCATCTCCCTGAACATCATGGAGGCGAAACCGACCATTATCTTTACGGTGCCGAGGCTGTTCGACAGAATGAAAGCCAACATGCTCAAGGCGGTTGCCAAAGAGGGCGGGCTCAAGGAGAAAATCTTTTACTGGGCGGTCAGCACGGGTGAAAAGTACCACAACCAGCTCGCGGAAGGAAAAGTCTCGCCGATAGTCAACGTGCAGCACAAGCTGGCCGACAAGCTGGTCTATCATAAGCTCAGGGAGAAGTTCGGCGGACGGTTGCGCTACTTCGTGTCGGGAGGCGCGGCGCTGCCGCAGAAAACCGGGGAGTTCTTCCAGTCCATCGGCATCACCATTCTCGAAGGATTTGGCTTGACCGAAACGTCGCCAGTCACCAACGTCAACCGGCCCGAAAATGTCAAATTCGGCACGGTCGGTCCGCCGGTCAAAAACGTCGAGGTGCGCATCGCCCAGGATGGCGAAATCCTGCTCAAGGGGCCCAACATCATGAAAGGGTACTGGAAAGATGATGAAGCAACCGCAGAAGTGATCAAGGATGGCTGGTTCTACACCGGAGACATCGGCGAGATCGATGCCGACGGCTACCTGAAGATCACCGACCGCAAGAAGCATATCATCGTAACCTCCGGCGGCAAGAACATCGCTCCACTGCCCATCGAGAATCTCATTCTCGAAAGCCCGTATGTCGATCAGACGATGGTTGTCGGTGAAAAACGCCCCTTCCTCATCGCCCTGATTGTGCCCGATTTCCAGAAGCTCAGCGAGTTCGCGTCTGAACATCAGATAACGGCAGGCAGTAACAAAGAGCTGATCGAGGCCAAGGAGGTTATCAAAGTCTACGAACAACTGCTGCGAACCGTCTCGAGACAGCTTGCCACGCATGAAAAGGTGAGAAAGTTCCTGCTGGTCGAGGAGGCATTTTCAATTGAAAACGCTCTGATGACTCCGACCCTCAAGCTCAAGCGCAAGGAAATCTCGAAAAAGTACAACGATGAGATCGACAAGCTCTACAACGCCCTCAACATGGTCTACAACACCGAGTGA
- a CDS encoding DUF4145 domain-containing protein, translated as MKKRTNNLLAVWRLQFNMKNTDYYPPVLGKGEYHCPHCNVYAKQFYGHVHAISNFGWESIVDQQSKFNEPLTKDWIVTKCQHCNGISVWHDNNMLYPKKILPPPPNSDLSDEIKADYLEAANILGDSPRAAGALLRLSLQKLCVQLGEKGENINSDIKSLVAKGLNPLVQKSLDALRITGNNAVHPGEINLSEEPDRVLKLFGLINFIADKMITEPKEIESFYDDLPSGALDAVEKRDNSANK; from the coding sequence ATGAAGAAACGAACTAATAACTTGTTAGCCGTCTGGAGGTTACAATTTAATATGAAAAATACTGACTACTATCCTCCGGTTCTTGGTAAGGGAGAATATCATTGCCCCCATTGCAACGTGTATGCAAAACAATTCTATGGACACGTGCATGCAATCTCCAATTTTGGCTGGGAAAGCATCGTAGATCAGCAATCGAAGTTCAATGAACCTCTTACAAAAGACTGGATTGTTACAAAGTGTCAACACTGCAACGGGATTTCAGTTTGGCATGACAACAACATGCTATACCCCAAGAAAATATTACCACCACCTCCTAATTCTGATTTGTCCGATGAAATAAAAGCAGATTACTTGGAAGCCGCCAATATTCTTGGTGACTCACCTAGAGCAGCAGGAGCTCTTCTAAGGCTGAGTTTGCAAAAGCTCTGTGTGCAACTCGGTGAAAAGGGAGAAAACATAAATTCTGATATAAAGAGTCTCGTTGCGAAAGGTCTAAATCCCCTCGTCCAAAAGTCCTTGGATGCACTAAGAATTACTGGAAACAATGCGGTACATCCTGGTGAAATAAACCTTTCGGAGGAACCTGATCGAGTTCTGAAACTATTTGGTCTTATAAACTTTATTGCTGACAAAATGATCACAGAGCCAAAAGAAATAGAGAGCTTCTACGATGATCTGCCTTCTGGTGCGCTTGATGCAGTTGAGAAACGAGACAATTCGGCTAACAAGTAG
- a CDS encoding HhH-GPD family protein, which produces MNVTFVESFQSKILEFYQQNRRSFPWRMTTDRYAIMVSEVMLQQTQADRVARRFPLWLERFPDVQTLASASLREVLDAWSGLGYNSRGQRLHRAAAMVVEQFDGCVPSDPARLIELPGIGAYTSRSIPVFADNLDLAAVDTNIRRVLIHELNLPESITPKALLAVAEEVLPKGRSRDWHNALMDYGAMELTGRKTGIAPLTRQSTFKGSRRWYRSALLRELLKSGELSREAVEERYADCPYGIGTIVDMLVEEAMIEEYGEQRMLRIAGESGGGGGK; this is translated from the coding sequence ATGAATGTCACTTTTGTCGAGTCTTTCCAGTCAAAAATTCTCGAGTTCTACCAGCAGAACAGACGCAGCTTTCCCTGGCGTATGACCACCGACCGCTACGCCATCATGGTGAGCGAAGTGATGCTTCAGCAGACGCAGGCCGACCGCGTGGCGCGCCGGTTTCCGCTCTGGCTGGAGCGCTTTCCTGACGTACAGACGCTCGCTTCCGCTTCGCTTCGGGAGGTGCTCGATGCCTGGAGCGGTCTCGGCTATAACTCTCGTGGTCAGCGCTTGCACCGAGCAGCGGCAATGGTTGTCGAACAGTTTGACGGTTGCGTGCCATCGGATCCTGCCCGTCTTATCGAGCTGCCCGGCATCGGAGCCTACACGAGCCGCTCGATTCCTGTCTTCGCGGACAATCTCGATCTTGCTGCTGTTGATACCAACATCCGGCGAGTGCTGATTCATGAACTGAACCTTCCAGAATCGATTACTCCAAAAGCGCTTCTGGCGGTTGCCGAAGAGGTGCTTCCGAAGGGGAGAAGCCGCGACTGGCACAATGCGCTCATGGATTACGGTGCGATGGAGCTGACCGGGCGGAAGACAGGCATTGCGCCGCTAACGCGCCAGTCAACCTTCAAAGGTTCCCGACGTTGGTACCGCAGCGCGTTGCTGCGCGAGCTGCTCAAGAGCGGCGAACTTTCCCGCGAGGCGGTCGAAGAGCGGTACGCGGATTGCCCTTACGGCATCGGCACGATTGTCGATATGCTGGTCGAGGAGGCGATGATAGAGGAGTATGGCGAGCAGCGGATGTTGCGGATTGCAGGGGAGTCTGGTGGGGGCGGAGGTAAATGA
- the rplS gene encoding 50S ribosomal protein L19 yields MDQLIQLVEATQERNDIPEVRPGDTVRIQLKVIEGEKERLQAFEGVVIGDKGAGTSKTITVRKISHGVGVERIIPVNSPNVESITVVRNGKARRAKLFYLRKRTGKAALKVKERKTASAQA; encoded by the coding sequence ATGGATCAGTTAATTCAGTTGGTTGAAGCGACCCAGGAAAGGAACGATATTCCTGAAGTTCGTCCCGGCGATACCGTCAGGATTCAGCTCAAGGTTATCGAGGGTGAAAAAGAGCGTCTTCAGGCTTTCGAAGGCGTCGTGATCGGCGACAAGGGTGCCGGTACATCCAAAACCATTACCGTTCGCAAGATTTCTCACGGCGTTGGCGTTGAGAGGATCATCCCGGTCAACTCGCCAAACGTTGAGAGCATCACGGTCGTCAGGAATGGCAAGGCACGCCGCGCCAAGCTCTTCTACCTGCGCAAGCGTACCGGTAAAGCTGCACTCAAGGTCAAAGAGCGCAAGACCGCTTCTGCCCAGGCCTGA
- the trmD gene encoding tRNA (guanosine(37)-N1)-methyltransferase TrmD, whose product MRIDIISVIPDFFASPLEKGLLGIARRKGLAEIHVHNLHDYGLGRYQQVDDAPFGGGAGMVIRPEPVFACIEKLQAERAYDEVIFMTPDGERFEQKRANRLSTVENLIVLCGHYKAMDERIRQTLVTLELSVGDVVLSGGEIPALMVMDAVVRLIPGVLGDGESALTDSFQGELLDCSWYTRPAEFRGMKVPDVLLSGHHEKIERWRQENARERTLRRRPELLRRESEEE is encoded by the coding sequence ATGAGGATAGATATCATTTCCGTCATTCCGGATTTTTTTGCCTCGCCCCTTGAAAAAGGGTTGCTTGGCATCGCAAGGCGGAAAGGTCTTGCGGAAATCCATGTGCATAATCTGCACGATTACGGATTGGGCCGCTACCAGCAGGTAGATGATGCGCCGTTCGGAGGAGGGGCTGGAATGGTGATCCGTCCAGAGCCGGTGTTTGCATGTATTGAGAAGTTGCAGGCTGAAAGGGCGTATGACGAAGTCATTTTCATGACCCCTGACGGTGAGCGTTTCGAGCAGAAGAGAGCCAACAGGCTGTCTACAGTGGAGAATCTCATCGTGCTGTGCGGCCACTACAAAGCCATGGACGAAAGGATTCGCCAAACGCTGGTGACTCTGGAGCTTTCGGTCGGTGATGTGGTGCTTTCCGGAGGAGAGATTCCCGCACTCATGGTCATGGACGCCGTCGTCAGGCTCATTCCCGGAGTGCTCGGTGACGGTGAGTCGGCATTGACCGATTCGTTTCAGGGCGAGCTTCTGGACTGTTCGTGGTATACTCGCCCAGCGGAGTTCCGCGGGATGAAGGTGCCCGATGTGCTGCTTTCAGGCCATCATGAAAAAATCGAGCGCTGGCGGCAGGAAAATGCGCGTGAACGAACGCTCAGGCGCAGGCCGGAGCTGCTACGCAGAGAGAGTGAAGAAGAATAA
- the rimM gene encoding ribosome maturation factor RimM (Essential for efficient processing of 16S rRNA), whose protein sequence is MELFLTGIVLKPKGLKGELKVQPVTDFPESFLTRREYYIGKSPEEVVVRKVRSAKFQQGFAWLMFEGIESREEAEAAAGSRLYVTGDALEPMPDDRAYLHDLIGLEVVDEAEGRVGVISNVLQMPAQDVYEIDTGGKKVLVPAVEEFITEIDLDKGIVTLRRFSEFL, encoded by the coding sequence GTGGAACTGTTTCTGACAGGCATCGTTTTGAAGCCCAAAGGGCTGAAAGGCGAACTCAAGGTTCAGCCGGTGACCGATTTTCCCGAAAGTTTTCTGACGCGCCGTGAATATTATATAGGCAAGAGTCCCGAAGAGGTCGTTGTCCGCAAAGTGCGGTCAGCCAAGTTTCAGCAGGGTTTTGCCTGGTTGATGTTCGAAGGCATCGAATCCCGCGAAGAGGCCGAGGCCGCAGCCGGTTCAAGGCTTTACGTGACCGGAGACGCGCTCGAGCCCATGCCCGACGATCGAGCCTACCTTCACGACCTGATCGGTCTGGAAGTGGTTGACGAAGCAGAAGGTAGAGTGGGGGTTATCAGCAATGTCTTGCAGATGCCGGCGCAGGATGTCTATGAAATCGATACGGGTGGCAAAAAAGTGCTTGTGCCCGCAGTCGAAGAGTTTATAACGGAAATCGATCTCGATAAAGGGATCGTGACGTTGCGGAGATTTTCCGAATTTCTGTAG
- the rpsP gene encoding 30S ribosomal protein S16, translated as MVKIRLKRAGRKKMPFYQIVAADGRAPRDGKFLEVIGHYNPTAKPHAVTIEKDRVAYWLNVGAQPTATAHSLIRATGLLHEMNLKRRGVSEADIATEMEAWQQREAERRQKRLTAKTRRRQAKKAAEAAGSAEG; from the coding sequence TTGGTTAAGATCAGATTGAAAAGAGCCGGAAGGAAAAAGATGCCATTTTACCAGATCGTTGCTGCCGACGGGCGTGCACCGCGAGATGGTAAGTTTCTCGAAGTGATCGGTCACTACAACCCGACCGCCAAGCCGCATGCTGTAACCATCGAGAAAGATCGCGTCGCCTACTGGCTGAACGTGGGTGCCCAGCCGACCGCTACGGCCCATAGCCTCATTCGCGCAACCGGTTTGCTTCATGAAATGAACCTGAAGCGCCGCGGTGTCAGCGAGGCTGATATCGCTACCGAGATGGAAGCGTGGCAGCAGCGTGAAGCCGAGCGTCGCCAGAAGCGTCTTACGGCCAAGACTCGTCGCCGTCAGGCCAAGAAGGCTGCCGAAGCTGCCGGTTCCGCCGAAGGCTGA